The stretch of DNA CCGCCGTCGAGGCGGTCTGCCGAGAGATCCGGCGGGAGGACACCGAACACGAGGTGGCATCCGCCCTGCGGGTCGCGCTCTCGGCGCGTGAGATCGAGGCTCCCGTCGTGCTCGTCGGCGGGGCGGAGCGCGCCCAGCAGTACCGCCACTACACGCCGACCGAGGCCGAACTCGGCGACTACGCGCTGGTCTCCGTGACGGCCGAGCGCGCCGGTCTTCACGCGAGCTGTACCCGGACCGTCGCCTTCGACCCGCCGTCGTGGCTCGAGGAGCGACACGACGCGGCCGCACGCGTGGAGGCGACGGCGCTGGCCGCGACGCGGGCGGCCGCGAGCGACACGGGCGACGACCGCGGAACCGCGGGCGACGTCTTCGCCGCCGTTCAGGACGCCTACGACGCGGTCGGCTACGGGGGCGAGTGGACGCACCACCACCAGGGCGGTGCCGCGGGCTTCGCCGGCAGGGAGTGGATCGCCACGCCGGACCACGACGCACCGGTCGAAGCGCCGATGGCCTACGCGTGGAACCCGACGGTACAGGGCGCGAAGAGCGAGGATACCGCGCTGGTCACCGACGACGAGGTCGAGGTTCTGACGTCGACGGACCGGTGGCCGACGACGACCGTCGAAGCGGTCGATCGCGATCTCGCGCTCGAGCGGCCGGCGGTTCTCGAACTCGAGGAGTAACGACCGGCGGAGAAACGACACGTCGATCGCGGGCGCTCACTCGTCGATACCGCGTCCGCCAGCGTCGTCGTCGCTGTTCGCGTCGTCGCTCTCGTCCGACTCCGTCTCGACGGTGTCGATCTGTACGTCGTCGTCGAACTCGATGACGTCGGCGTCGGCGTCGGTGTCGATGTCGGTATCGGTATCCGGGTCCTCGTCCACCTCGCCCGCCGGCTCGGGCTCGTCGTCGGCCGTCGGTGTCGTGTCGTCGACGGTGATCTTCACCGGCTCGACGTCGTCTTCGAGTTCGGTCCCGGACTCGCGGTCGCCCTCGCGGTCGAGGACGCGATCGAGCGTGAAGATGGTGTTCAGCTCCCGCTGGACCTGATCGACGACGCCGCCGACGAGGTCGCTGGGCTGGATCGCCGTGTACTCGTAGGGGTTGTTGCCGGCCCCCTCGTTGGCGCGCTTCTCCCGCGTGACGCGATCGTCCTCGTGGAGCTCCGCGAGCGCTTCGCGGACGGTGCTGGGATAGAGGCCGGTCCCCTTCGCGACCTCCTCGGAGGTGCTCCCGGGATTGGCCAGCAGGAAGACGTAGATCTTCGCGCTGGTCTCCGTATCGAGGATCCACGAGAGCAGGTCCACGATCCGCTGATCGAGCTCCTCGACCGCCGGATTTCGACCGGCTTCGGTCTCGACGACGTCGTCCGGTCGCTCGAGCGATTCGTCTGCCTCGTCCGCGTCGACCGGAGTCTCGTCAGTGTCGTCGGAACTCATGTGTGTTCTCGTACAGGACGAGGCTACGAGCGGAGTTAAACCTTTGCGGGCCCGGTCACTCCGTCTGCAGGAACAGCGACTCGCAGAGCGCGTCGGGACCCTCCTCCTCGAGCAGGCGGCGCTGTCGATCCGCGCCGCTTTCGCGCTCGTAGACCCGCTTGATCCCGTCGATTCCCAGCCGCTCGCACTCGCGGTCGACGAGTTCGCCGAGGTCGACGGTCCCCTCGAGTTCGCGGTCGATGAAGGCGGCGTCCTGGCCGTAGCGGATGGCACGCCACTTGTTCTCGTCGAGCAGTTCCCGGCGGTGGCGGTGCCCGCTCGCCCCGTCCTCGTAGGCCTCGGCCAGCGCCTCGACGAGGGCGTGGGCGTACTCGACGAACGCCAGCACGACCTCCGGATCAGCCTGGCCGTCCGGCGTCCGCAGTTCGACCGTGCCGTGTGCGGTGTGTGGGCGCACGTCGTACCAGAGTTCGCCCCGGTCGTTGATCGACTCGGTCTCGAGCATCCGGCGCTCGAACCGGTCGAACGCCTCGAAGTCCTCGAAGTGGGTCGGCATCCCGGTGTTTGGCAGCGCCTCGAAGATCTTCGCGCGGGCGGACTGGAGCCCGGTGTCGAACCCGTTCCAGTACGGCGAGTTCGCCGACAGCGCGAGCATGATCGGCACGTACCAGCGCAGTTCGTTGGCGATCCAGACCGCCTTGTCGGCGTCGTCGACGCCGACGTGGACGTGAACCCCCGCGGTCGTGTTCCGGTGTTGCGGATACTGAATGCGGTCGAGCTGGGCGCGATAGCGGGGTTTCTCCGCGTGCTCGAGTTCCTGCCACTTCGCGAGCGGGTGGAGGCCGGCGGCCGCGATCCGGTAGCCGTGGGCCTCGGCGTGCTCGACCAGCGCCTCGCGGATCGCGAGGAGGGAGTCGCGAGCGCCCGCGGGCGATTCGATCAGCGGCGTCTGTGTCTCGATGACGAACTTGAACAGCTCGTGGTCCAGCCGGCCCTCGAGGATCGCCGGGGGATCGTGTTCGTAGACGAGTTCGTCGGTCCCGCTGGTTGGGCGGCCGTCATCGTCGACGACGAAACACTCCTCTTCGATCCCCAGCGTACCCATGCGCGTAAACGATTCCCGGGACCCGCGTTCCATTGTGTCGTGCTTTCGTCGCCGATAATAAATACGGTTTGGAGTCGGTGCGTTCGGCCGGAACGTCGACCAGGCGCGGTTCCGTCGGGCGGTCAGGACGCGACGGTTTCGGCCTCGGGCTCGAGGTTCGCCGCCTCCTCGCGGAGCGTGAACTTCTGGATCTTCCCGCTGGGGTTCTTGGGAAGCTCGTCGACGAAGTAGTAGGTCCGCGGTCGCTTGAAGTCGGCGAGCCGGTCACTCTCGAGGAGGAACGAGTCCAGTTCGGTCGCGCCGATGCCGTCGTCGGCGACGACGTACGCGACGACCAGTTCGCCCCACTCTTCGTCGGGTTCGCCGACGACGGCCGCCTCTTCGACGGCGTCGTGTGCGAACAGCACGTCCTCGACCTCGGCCGGATAGATGTTCTCGCCCCCGCTGACGATCATGTCGTCCTTCCGGTCGACGACGGTGAGGTAGCCGTCCTCGTCGCGGTAGCCCAGATCGCCCGTGTAGTACCACGTCGTGCCGTCGGCCTCGCGCAGCGATCGCTCGGTCGCCTCGGGCCGGTTCCAGTACTCCCGCATCGTACACGGGCTGGCGATCAGAATCTCGCCGATCTCGCCCGGCTCGACCTCGCGATCCGGCGGCGCGTCGGGCTCGACGATGCGTAGTTCGTGATTGAGCCCGGGCAGACCGGCCGTTCCCTGTTTCGAGAGCTGATCTTCGGGCGGCTGGAAGACGCCGGCGGGACCGATTTCGGTCATCCCGTAGGCCTGCAGGTAGTCCTCGCAGAGGTGCTCCATGCAGTTCTCGAGGACCTGTTCCGGCATCGGGGCCGCTCCGTACAGCCCGAGGCGGAGCGAGGAGGTGTCGACGTCCGTCTCGGCGGCGGTCATCGACAGCGCGTTCCACGCGGTCGGTGCCGCGAAGAGGAGCGTGACGCCGTGGTTTTCGACCGCCTCGAGTGCGGCCGCGGGGTCGAACTCGTGGTGGATGACGCTGGTCGCACCGCGGTGGATCCGGGGGAAGAGGTTACAGTGGAGTTCGGCGCAGTGATACAGCGGCATCACCGACAGCCCGACGTCGTCCCGCGTCATCTTCCCCTCCGCGATACACAGCAGGTTGTGCTCCACCATGTCCCGGTGTTCGTGGACGACCCCCTTCGGCCGGCCCGTCGTTCCCGACGTGTAGATGAAGGCGTAGACGTCGTCTTCGTCGACGCGGACGTCGGGCCGGTCGGCGGCCCCCGACTCGAGCAGGTCGTAGAACCCGCTCGCGTAGTCCGGGACCGCCTCGCGGTCGTCGTCGATGAACACGTACTCGTCGACCGTCTCGAGGGTGGGGCGGGCCCCCGCGATCGCCTCCGCCGTCGCGGACTCGAAGAGCACCATCTCGGCTTCGGCGTCGGTGACGATGTACTCGATCTCGCCCGCCGGCAATCGGAAGTTGAGCGGGGTGAAGACGGCTCCGATCTTCGCGCACGCGTAGACGGTGAGCGCCATCTCCGACCCGTTGTACAGCACCGTCGCGACGCGATCTCCCTTCTCGATCCCTGCCTCGAGCAGGGCGTTCGCCAGCCGGCTCACTCGCTCGTCGAACTCGGCGTAGGTCCACCGCTGGTCCTTGCGCGGATAGACGATCGCGTCGCGTTCGGGGTGGCGATCGACCGTCTGCTCGAGCGTGTCACCGATCGTGGGATGCTCTGACATGACATTATTCTGTACCACGGTACGCCTTATATTCTTTATCGGCTACAATTGCCGTTCGCAATCGTTATCGGCCAGTAACGCGGGCAGCGCGCCGTCCAAAGTGGTCGGGTTCGGTGTCGACGCCGGTCTCGAGAC from Natrinema salaciae encodes:
- a CDS encoding M24 family metallopeptidase — protein: MDKRERLEAYLESNDLDSVWFTRPNSFAWLTGGRNVVDREGDTGVAAIGYDGSDVWLVANNIEADRIEAEELPDLEASEVSVATFPWYASSLPEAVAERVGSDERAAIDVARPGFERVDPTALRQPLTERDRERYRELGGQTASAVEAVCREIRREDTEHEVASALRVALSAREIEAPVVLVGGAERAQQYRHYTPTEAELGDYALVSVTAERAGLHASCTRTVAFDPPSWLEERHDAAARVEATALAATRAAASDTGDDRGTAGDVFAAVQDAYDAVGYGGEWTHHHQGGAAGFAGREWIATPDHDAPVEAPMAYAWNPTVQGAKSEDTALVTDDEVEVLTSTDRWPTTTVEAVDRDLALERPAVLELEE
- a CDS encoding glutamate--cysteine ligase; the encoded protein is MERGSRESFTRMGTLGIEEECFVVDDDGRPTSGTDELVYEHDPPAILEGRLDHELFKFVIETQTPLIESPAGARDSLLAIREALVEHAEAHGYRIAAAGLHPLAKWQELEHAEKPRYRAQLDRIQYPQHRNTTAGVHVHVGVDDADKAVWIANELRWYVPIMLALSANSPYWNGFDTGLQSARAKIFEALPNTGMPTHFEDFEAFDRFERRMLETESINDRGELWYDVRPHTAHGTVELRTPDGQADPEVVLAFVEYAHALVEALAEAYEDGASGHRHRRELLDENKWRAIRYGQDAAFIDRELEGTVDLGELVDRECERLGIDGIKRVYERESGADRQRRLLEEEGPDALCESLFLQTE
- a CDS encoding helix-turn-helix domain-containing protein; this translates as MSSDDTDETPVDADEADESLERPDDVVETEAGRNPAVEELDQRIVDLLSWILDTETSAKIYVFLLANPGSTSEEVAKGTGLYPSTVREALAELHEDDRVTREKRANEGAGNNPYEYTAIQPSDLVGGVVDQVQRELNTIFTLDRVLDREGDRESGTELEDDVEPVKITVDDTTPTADDEPEPAGEVDEDPDTDTDIDTDADADVIEFDDDVQIDTVETESDESDDANSDDDAGGRGIDE
- a CDS encoding fatty acid--CoA ligase, whose product is MSEHPTIGDTLEQTVDRHPERDAIVYPRKDQRWTYAEFDERVSRLANALLEAGIEKGDRVATVLYNGSEMALTVYACAKIGAVFTPLNFRLPAGEIEYIVTDAEAEMVLFESATAEAIAGARPTLETVDEYVFIDDDREAVPDYASGFYDLLESGAADRPDVRVDEDDVYAFIYTSGTTGRPKGVVHEHRDMVEHNLLCIAEGKMTRDDVGLSVMPLYHCAELHCNLFPRIHRGATSVIHHEFDPAAALEAVENHGVTLLFAAPTAWNALSMTAAETDVDTSSLRLGLYGAAPMPEQVLENCMEHLCEDYLQAYGMTEIGPAGVFQPPEDQLSKQGTAGLPGLNHELRIVEPDAPPDREVEPGEIGEILIASPCTMREYWNRPEATERSLREADGTTWYYTGDLGYRDEDGYLTVVDRKDDMIVSGGENIYPAEVEDVLFAHDAVEEAAVVGEPDEEWGELVVAYVVADDGIGATELDSFLLESDRLADFKRPRTYYFVDELPKNPSGKIQKFTLREEAANLEPEAETVAS